The Syntrophorhabdaceae bacterium genome includes a region encoding these proteins:
- a CDS encoding XdhC family protein yields MKNIYVVIDEYLDRGESGVLATIVKRTGATPQGAGAKMFIGADGRMFGTVGGGCLEAEIWQNSRKILKTKEADVFRYVLDGKNVEDDGMICGGNIDVLLEPVDEKYRDLYRQISGFKAQGKKAVTITSYGARGFTKTLCTSEDELIGDLTGHEKDIAAPVFHEKKPTVLDNRVVEPIVSSSTLYLYGAGHVSQFICRLAKTMDFAVTVFDDRVEFANRERFPEADNVIVDDFGNALKYADDEDNIYAAVVTRGHKHDALVLEQILTRPHRYIGMIGSKRKIRIIFDYLETKGFGESLLQSIYAPIGVDINAETPQEIALSIVAEIVKVRGGK; encoded by the coding sequence ATGAAGAATATATACGTTGTCATAGATGAATATCTCGACCGAGGAGAATCAGGTGTCCTGGCAACGATCGTAAAAAGGACAGGCGCAACTCCCCAGGGGGCAGGCGCAAAAATGTTCATCGGCGCCGACGGCAGGATGTTTGGCACGGTCGGGGGCGGCTGTCTTGAAGCTGAGATCTGGCAGAACTCGCGAAAAATTCTAAAAACTAAAGAAGCGGACGTGTTCCGCTACGTTCTCGACGGAAAGAATGTGGAGGATGACGGGATGATCTGCGGTGGCAACATAGATGTTCTTCTTGAACCCGTGGATGAGAAGTACCGCGATCTCTACAGACAGATCTCCGGGTTCAAAGCGCAAGGGAAGAAGGCCGTCACTATTACTTCTTACGGCGCTCGGGGGTTCACCAAAACGCTCTGCACCAGCGAGGACGAATTGATCGGAGATCTCACCGGCCACGAGAAAGACATCGCCGCACCCGTCTTCCACGAAAAGAAACCTACGGTGCTCGACAACAGAGTTGTTGAACCTATTGTCTCATCGTCGACCCTTTACTTGTATGGTGCCGGCCACGTGTCGCAATTCATCTGCAGACTGGCTAAGACAATGGACTTCGCTGTCACTGTCTTTGATGACCGGGTAGAGTTCGCGAACCGGGAGCGCTTCCCCGAGGCCGACAATGTCATCGTGGACGATTTCGGAAACGCCCTCAAATACGCCGATGATGAGGATAACATATATGCAGCGGTTGTCACGAGGGGCCACAAGCACGACGCCCTTGTGCTCGAACAGATACTGACAAGACCACACAGGTATATCGGTATGATAGGAAGCAAGAGAAAGATCCGTATAATTTTCGATTATCTTGAAACAAAAGGGTTTGGCGAAAGCCTTCTCCAGTCCATCTACGCGCCGATCGGGGTCGATATTAACGCCGAGACCCCCCAGGAGATAGCTTTGAGCATAGTGGCAGAGATCGTAAAGGTGAGGGGCGGGAAATAG
- the bioB gene encoding biotin synthase BioB, translated as MPDNVLELKTRAIERKDIGAEDALVLYRLGMERPFSLMAAAAEIREYFKGKKVNLCGIVNAKSGLCPEDCKFCAQSVHYCTEAPKYPFIGKADIVEKARRAKASGAHMFGIITSGTRIDDEGEWDEIYQAVRDISSLGLKPCVSLGMLDAERAHTLKKAGLYRYHHNLETARSYFDNICTTHEYQEDVDTVVAAQSAGLSTCSGGIIGLGESMEQRIELAMTLKGLDVDCVPFNILNPRPGTPLQHVPHLSPVELLVTIAIYRFILSDKDIKLCGGKESNLRQLLPLGIVAGCNSLMIGDYLTMPGRSPELDAEMIKDLGLEPVCD; from the coding sequence ATGCCTGACAATGTTCTTGAACTGAAAACGAGGGCCATAGAGAGAAAGGACATAGGAGCCGAAGACGCTCTTGTGTTGTACCGGCTCGGGATGGAACGTCCTTTCTCTCTCATGGCTGCCGCCGCAGAGATAAGGGAATACTTCAAGGGAAAAAAAGTGAACCTCTGTGGCATTGTCAATGCAAAATCGGGACTTTGCCCGGAAGATTGTAAGTTCTGCGCACAGTCTGTGCACTATTGTACTGAGGCTCCGAAATATCCCTTTATAGGGAAGGCGGATATTGTAGAGAAAGCGCGTCGTGCTAAGGCATCAGGCGCTCACATGTTCGGTATTATTACAAGCGGCACCAGAATTGACGATGAAGGCGAGTGGGACGAAATCTATCAGGCTGTGCGCGACATAAGCTCTCTGGGACTTAAACCCTGTGTTTCTCTTGGCATGCTCGACGCCGAGCGCGCGCACACACTGAAGAAAGCCGGTCTGTACCGGTATCACCATAACCTCGAAACGGCCCGAAGCTACTTCGACAATATCTGCACGACCCACGAGTATCAGGAGGATGTTGACACAGTCGTGGCTGCACAGAGCGCGGGTCTCTCCACCTGCTCGGGCGGTATCATCGGCCTCGGCGAATCCATGGAGCAGAGAATCGAGCTTGCCATGACCCTCAAGGGGCTTGATGTTGACTGTGTGCCTTTCAATATCCTGAATCCGCGACCGGGGACGCCCCTTCAACATGTGCCGCACCTCTCTCCCGTTGAGCTCCTTGTGACCATTGCAATATACAGATTCATACTCTCAGACAAAGACATAAAACTCTGCGGGGGCAAAGAGTCAAACCTGAGGCAGCTACTGCCTCTGGGTATTGTGGCTGGGTGCAATTCCCTCATGATCGGAGATTATTTGACCATGCCGGGACGAAGCCCTGAGCTGGACGCAGAGATGATAAAGGACCTGGGGCTCGAACCCGTATGCGATTGA
- a CDS encoding radical SAM protein, with protein MAPIDLNNLEDRKITKNDMRARLDLTDKADVEKLFEAAYAVKARHVGKKVYFRGIIEFSNVCRKNCFYCGIRKDNQNLTRYSMGLNEIVESARWAYDAGYGSVILQSGERRGRAFTEFIEDAIKGIKEATSGGLGITLSVGEQDEQTYERWFGAGAHRYLLRIETSNEDLYRRLHPADHSFFKRLKCLETLSAIGYQTGTGS; from the coding sequence TTGGCACCGATTGACCTAAATAACCTTGAAGACCGGAAAATAACGAAGAATGATATGCGCGCCCGTCTCGATCTCACCGACAAGGCAGACGTAGAAAAACTTTTCGAGGCAGCCTATGCGGTAAAAGCCCGTCACGTGGGGAAGAAGGTCTATTTCAGGGGTATTATAGAATTCAGCAACGTGTGCAGGAAGAACTGCTTCTATTGCGGCATCAGGAAGGACAACCAGAACCTGACCCGCTATTCCATGGGACTGAACGAGATCGTTGAGAGCGCCCGATGGGCCTACGACGCGGGTTATGGCTCCGTCATACTCCAATCGGGGGAAAGGAGGGGTCGGGCCTTCACGGAGTTCATTGAAGATGCCATCAAAGGGATAAAGGAGGCGACATCGGGAGGGCTTGGTATTACGCTCTCGGTGGGTGAGCAGGATGAACAGACATACGAACGGTGGTTTGGTGCCGGCGCGCACCGATACCTGCTCAGGATAGAGACGTCCAATGAAGACCTTTACCGGCGATTGCACCCGGCCGACCATAGCTTCTTCAAAAGGCTCAAGTGCCTTGAAACCCTGAGTGCCATAGGATATCAGACCGGTACGGGGTCATGA
- a CDS encoding iron-sulfur cluster assembly scaffold protein, whose product MWEYSDIVKDHFHNPRNVGEIEDPDGVAQVTSMACGDVLKITLKVDKHARITDARCKVAGCVASIACASALTEMIKGVTLEEAVRITDQDIIDYLGGLPPGKTHAPGMAQETLERVVEDVVRRRLGTD is encoded by the coding sequence ATGTGGGAATATTCGGATATAGTCAAAGACCATTTTCATAACCCACGTAATGTGGGAGAGATAGAGGACCCTGACGGCGTAGCCCAGGTGACGTCCATGGCCTGCGGAGACGTGCTCAAGATTACTTTGAAAGTCGATAAGCACGCAAGGATTACGGACGCAAGATGCAAGGTAGCGGGGTGTGTCGCCTCCATCGCGTGTGCGTCCGCCCTGACCGAGATGATAAAGGGTGTTACCTTGGAGGAGGCCGTGAGGATCACAGATCAGGACATCATCGACTATCTCGGAGGTCTGCCTCCCGGTAAAACGCATGCCCCGGGCATGGCGCAAGAAACCCTGGAAAGAGTTGTCGAGGACGTAGTAAGGAGACGCCTTGGCACCGATTGA